TCCTCGCGGCGGGGCTCGCGCATGCGCTGAAGGACATCCATGCGGCGGGGATCGTGCACCGGGACCTGAAGCCGTCGAACGTGCTCGTGACGATCGACGGGCCCCGTGTGATCGACTTCGGGATCGCGCGGGCGCGGGAGACGACCTCGCTGGGCGGGGAGGGGCTGACCCGGACCGGGTCGCTGGTCGGGTCACCGGGGTTCATGGCGCCCGAGCAGGTGCGAGGGGATCGGATCACGCCGGCGTCCGACGTCTTCTGCCTGGGGTCCGTGCTCGCCTACGCGGCTACGGGGGCGATGCCCTTCGGGACCGCCAACAGCGGTGTGCACGCGTTGATGTTCCGGATCGCTCAGGAGGAGCCGGATCTGTCGAGGGTGCCTGAGGGGATCGCCGACCTGGTGCGGGAGTGTTTGCGCAAGGATCCGGGGGCCCGGCCTTCGCTGGACACGTTGCTCGAGCGGACCGGGGCGGAGGACACCGTGTCCGGGGGGCGGTCTCGGGATCCTTGGCTGCCGGGGGCGCTGGTGGCTCAACTGGGGCGGCATGCCGTGCAGTTGCTGGAGGTTGAGGATCCGGAGGGGGCGGAAGGGGCGGAAGAGGCGGAGGGGGTGTCCTCCGGTGCGGGTGCACCGGGGAGCAACTGGCCTCCGGCGGGGCCCGGGTTCCCGACCGCACCACCCGTACCGCCATCGTGGTCGGGTGCGGGTGGTGGTGCCGCGTCCGTGGCTGGTGCCGGTGGTGGTGCCTCGGCGGCCGGCCGTGAGGGGGCGGCGCCTGAGCATGCTGCCGCTTCTGATCCGACGGTCGGAGGTGTCGAGCATGTGCCGACCCTCGCTTCGGGGCCGACCCCGCCGGTCGCTGCCGGGTTCGGATACGGGTATGCGCAGCAGCATCCCCAGTCGGGGGGCGGTGCCTACGGCTATCCGCAGCAGGCCGGGGGGCAGCAGTCGTATCCCACCTATGGCGGGACGCCGGAGGTGGAGCGGCGCAGCGGGCGGTCGACCGCGCTGCTCGTCGTGGTCGCGCTGGTGGTCGCGCTGGGCGCGGGCGGCTCGGTGTACGCGTTGATGAACAACGGGGGCGGCGGCCATGCCCGGGCAGGCGGGAAGGCCAGTCCCGCGCCCACCGCCACCCCTGACCCCACCGGGTCCACGCCGTCCGGCTCCGCCTCGGCCTCCGCGCCCGCGAACGGGGACGTCCCGGGCGGCTATCTGGGCACCTGGAAGGCGACGATCGACACCGGCGTGGGGATCAACACCCGCCAGCTCACCATCCGGCAGGGCAAGGTGGGCGACAGTGTGCTGACACTGATCGCGGACGGGCCGACGAACGACGGCGGCACGTACCACTGTGTCTTCGACGCCAGGCTCACCCAACAGCCCGGCGCGGACGGCCCGTTGGAGATCGGCCCGTCCATCGTCACCAGCGGCGAACCCGCCACCTCCTGCACCCCCGGCGACGCCACCGAGGTCACGCTGCTGCCGAGCGGCAGCCTGAAGCGGGCGAAGGCGAGCGGCGGGGAGAGCCTGACGTACACCAAGCAGTGAGCCCACGTCACTTTGCCGCGACCTGATCCGCCGGACAGGCCCTAGCGGGGCTCCGGTGGCCGTTGCCGGGGCATGTTCGGGCGGGTGCCGTTCGCCGGGGGCAGGGGGAAGCGGCCGCCGGAGCCCGTGGCCTCCTGCCGTGGCACATATGTCGCCGCCTGGATCCCCAGCGGCGCCGCCCCGGTGCGGAACTCGACCATCCAGTCGGTCGTCTCCGTGCGCACCAGTTCCGTGATGTCCTCCGAGAAGCGCCGCAGCACCCCGAGACACCGCTCGGACGCCTCGCTGGCCGTGCCCTCCGCCGGACCCAGGACCTCCCGGATGCTCTCGGAGGCCCAGTCGAACTGCAAGGCCTGCAGGCGGCGCTGCACCGCCTGGGCCGTGGCCACGTCCCGCATCCAGCCGGACGTCACGCCGAAGAACCGGTCGATGCCGACGCAGGCCACCGCCAGTAGCAGCGCCAGACAGCCCCACGGCGCCACCCCGCGCGCCGCACCCGCCAGGTCCAGCAGCGGCAGCGCGGCACCGGCCACCGCACCCGCCGCCGCGGCCGACCGCAGCGCCCGCGCGCCGCGCCGCTTCCACACCCGGTCCCGCAGATACCAGGACGCCGTGTCGAGCGCCCCGTGCTCCACCCACCGGTACAGCTCGTCGAGCCGCTCGGCGGGCTCCCCCCAGTCCCCGAGCGGAAAGGCCCGCCCGGTCAGATCGCCCGGCCGCAGCCCGGCCGCACCCTCGCCCCGCCCGTCCTGTGGCGGACCCTCGGGCTGCATCTCCGGCTGACCCACCCGGCA
The genomic region above belongs to Streptomyces sp. CG1 and contains:
- a CDS encoding serine/threonine-protein kinase, giving the protein MEKLGAGDPQHIGGYRLLARLGAGGMGQVYLARSERGRTVAVKLVREELAAQEEFRARFRQEVQAARRVGGYWTAPVLDADTEAAVPWVATGYVAGPSLQQIVGHDHGALPERSVRILAAGLAHALKDIHAAGIVHRDLKPSNVLVTIDGPRVIDFGIARARETTSLGGEGLTRTGSLVGSPGFMAPEQVRGDRITPASDVFCLGSVLAYAATGAMPFGTANSGVHALMFRIAQEEPDLSRVPEGIADLVRECLRKDPGARPSLDTLLERTGAEDTVSGGRSRDPWLPGALVAQLGRHAVQLLEVEDPEGAEGAEEAEGVSSGAGAPGSNWPPAGPGFPTAPPVPPSWSGAGGGAASVAGAGGGASAAGREGAAPEHAAASDPTVGGVEHVPTLASGPTPPVAAGFGYGYAQQHPQSGGGAYGYPQQAGGQQSYPTYGGTPEVERRSGRSTALLVVVALVVALGAGGSVYALMNNGGGGHARAGGKASPAPTATPDPTGSTPSGSASASAPANGDVPGGYLGTWKATIDTGVGINTRQLTIRQGKVGDSVLTLIADGPTNDGGTYHCVFDARLTQQPGADGPLEIGPSIVTSGEPATSCTPGDATEVTLLPSGSLKRAKASGGESLTYTKQ
- a CDS encoding SLATT domain-containing protein produces the protein MGQPEMQPEGPPQDGRGEGAAGLRPGDLTGRAFPLGDWGEPAERLDELYRWVEHGALDTASWYLRDRVWKRRGARALRSAAAAGAVAGAALPLLDLAGAARGVAPWGCLALLLAVACVGIDRFFGVTSGWMRDVATAQAVQRRLQALQFDWASESIREVLGPAEGTASEASERCLGVLRRFSEDITELVRTETTDWMVEFRTGAAPLGIQAATYVPRQEATGSGGRFPLPPANGTRPNMPRQRPPEPR